TTTGTTATCTGCAAACCATTCGCGATTATTATTTTTTTCTAATTTTTTAAGAAACTCTATTGCTAGTTTAATGCTCATAAATTTGTGATGTGGTTTAAAAATACAAAAGTCCTAAAATTAATTAGGACTTTTGTTGCTATTAATCAAATACATTTAAAATATATTAATTAATTTTTTCTTTTTCTTAGCTATTTTTATTTGTTTTAATCTACAGCATCTTCTACATCGTCCGCAACGTTTTCTACTGCGTCTTCAACTTTTTCTCCTGTAGTTTCTTCTCTACATCCTGTTAACAGTAGTGATACTGAAAATAACAAGATAAATGCGTGTGCTAGTTTTTTCATTGTTTTGGTTGTTAGTGGTTATTTTATTCTTCTATTTCTTCTTCTACATCATCCATAGCATCATCAACATCATCTGAGGCGTCCTCTAGATTGTCGTCTATGTCGTCCATAGTTTCTTCAACTTTTTCTTCAGTCGTTTTGTTTTCTTCTCTGCATCCTGTTACAGCTATTGAAAGTGAAAATAGGATTAGAAATGTATATAAAAGTTTTTTCATTGCTTTAGGTTTTAACGGTTTAATAAACTAATCAGCTTACTTATTTTTGCTTAAAATATCAGTTAAAAACTGATTAGTTTTTAATTAGTTTTAAGCTTTTTTTAATAGTGTCAATACAAATAACACTAAAAAAATGAAGAATAATACTTTAGCAATTCCTGCAGATGCTCCTGCTATTCCACCAAATCCTAAGATTCCAGCGATAATTGCGATAATAATAAATGTGATTGTCCAACGTAACATAATTTTTGGTTTTTAATGATTAATACTAAACTAAAAGCGCTTTACTTTTAATTGTTTGAGAATGAATTCTCGGTTTCCTTAGGCACATCAAATGATAGTTTGTTATCAAATTGAAGTGTTCTAATTGGAAATGGTATGTTTATATTTTCTTTGTCGTAAGCTTTCTTTATTTCAATTATAGCTTTACTTTTTGATCTCATTTTTTCTAAAGCATTTTCTGCATCTATCCAAAATCTACATAGGTAGTTAATCGAGCTTCCTCCATATTCTGTGTAGTAAAACTCCACATCTTCTGGTTTTTCTATTTGATCAAATGTATTGCAAATGGTTGCTTTAGTTAATTGTTCTACATGATCTAAATCCGATTCATAACCTACTCCACATTCCAAGAAAACTCTCATTTTAGTGGTTAAGGTGTAATTTTTCATGGGATTGTCAAGGATCATCTTATTTGGGATTATCACCATGTTATTGTCAGCTTCCTTTATGGTAAAATCTTTTAAATTAATATCTATAACCTCTCCAGAAAACCCATTGGTTTCTACCCAATGCCCAATTTGTATTTTTTTTCTAAAAGACAATACAATACCAGCAAACGTGTTAGATAATGTCCCTTGCAATGCTAAACCAATTGCTAAACCTGCAACACCAGCACCTGCTAGTAAAGAGGTTAAAGTTTTACTTAAGTTTAAAATACCTAAGGCCAAAAACAGTCCTGCTAATACTACAACTACCGATGATAGACTACCTATCATGTTAGTAATAGAGTTTTGCTGAATTTTTCTAGATACTAATTTTGTTACATATTTATTTACATATTTAGCTATAAAATAGGCTGCTACTAATACAACTATGGCTAAAACTAGATTTGGTATATTGGATACTATAGCATTAAACCAAGATTCTAACTTGTCGATTAATAGGTTGTATGCTTCTGATAATTGAGATTTCATATTGTTTTATTAAGTTAATTAAGATGTAATAGTTTTAAACTTTTAATTAACTGGTAGTTACTACTTTTTTTAGTTGCTCTGAGGTATTTTTAGACCAAGCGTTTAACATCCAACTTGATTTTTCAAGCTCTCTAATGTATGCACCAATCAAATCAATTGTTCCCTCATCTCCTGCTTCTTCCGCTTTACTAAGTACTTGAGACATTTGCGCTAACATCGTCTTGTGGTCATTTAGTAGTTCCTCTATCATTTCTTGATCAGTAATCATGCTTGAGGCTTCGGATAGTGACGAAATTTTTAAATAATTACTAAATTTACTTACTGGGTGGTGTCTTAAAGTTAAAATGCGTTCTGCTATTTCATCTACTTTTAATTTTGCTTCGTTGTACATGTTTTCAAATTTTTCATGTAAATCAAAAAAGTTTTTTCCTAAAACATTCCAATGGAAACTTCTTAATTTTTGGTAGTATATATTATAATCTGCTAATAACGTATTTAACTCTACAACTACAGGTAGTATTTTCTCATCTTGCATATTCAAATAATTCATGTGTTCTGTTTTTAATGTTGTTAATTTCTTTGATACAAAGATGCAACACTAATCCAGTTGGCATGTTATATGATTTTTTAAGAATGTTATAGAATTTCAACAAACACCTATAAAACAGAGGTTTTTATATTAAAATGGTGTTAAAATGTAGAAATTATGAAGAATTTGATAACTTTTACTCGAACTCGATATCCTTTAAAATTAATCCAGAAGCAGGAGCTATGTAGTGATTATGACCTTCAAAATCTGGTTTTAAACTGGCTTCAATATCTGCTAATGTGCGTTTACCTTGACCAATTTCAATCAATGCTCCCATCATTAAACGGATTTGATTACGCATAAACCCCTTTCCCTTTACACGCAGTATATAACTTTGTTCTGGAAAAAAGTTTGCTGTATAAATCGTGTTTTCAACAATTTCGCATTTTAAAATAGTCCTATTATATATACCATTATCTGTTGGTCTATAACAATAGTGTTTTAAAAAATGTTCTCCTTCAAACAGTCTCGCTGCCTTTTTCATTAACTCAATATCTAAAGGATCTAAAATTGTAGTTAATATTGGTGCACAAAACGGATGAAACTTACCGCCAAATGCAAAAACGTATAAATACTCTTTTATTTTAGAATGTTGAATAATATTAAATTTACTATCCACCTCTTTAATTGTCAAAGCACGAAGATCTTGTGGTAGATTGTAATTAAACAAGGCCATAAATGCTTCAAAATCATCAATAGGCTCTTCTAAAAACAACTCGAAAGCAGCACTCTCCGCACTTACCATAGCATCTGTACGACCAGAAGTTAGTGTTTTAAATTTCTTTTTTTCTAAGATGAAATTTAAAGTTCTGTCAATCATTAAATGTAAGGTCTTTAAGTTAGGCTGCTTTTGCCAACCATGAAACCTATACCCTAAATATTGAATTGTAATGACGTAGAAATACTTTTTTTGCATGATATTTTATGAATGCCGAAAATACTGCTTTGTAATCATTTCGCAAAAATTTTATACCTTGAAACCTTAATAACTAACTAAAACTAACTTTATGACAAATGTAAACTCACAAAAACCACCTATGTGGTTTTTAGTAATTAGTATTATTGCCTTAATATGGAACCTTTTAGGCGTATTTGCTTACATAGGACAATCTATGATGACTGACGAAGTATTAGAACAACTACCAAAAGCTGAACAAGAGATGTATGCAAACTTACCTTCTTGGTATATTGGTGCTTTTGCTATAGCTGTTTTTGCTGGAGCAATTGGAAGTTTAGCTCTGGTGATAAGAAAAAAATGGGCTTTTCATGTTTTATTAATTTCGTTAATTGCAGCATTAGTACAAATGTATTATTTAGTATTTGTACTAAAAATGGCTAATGCAATGACACCAATGATAGTGATTGTGGGAATGGCTTTAGTATGGCTAGCCAATCATGCAACTAAAAAAGGATGGATATCATAAAGCTGATCAATACACACAAAAGCATCAATTATGTAATTGATGCTTTTTAAAACTTTTATAATTTGAATTTAAAATATCCCTTTGATCCTTATTTAAAACACCACGTTATTATTGGATTTGGTCTTGCTTTATGGATTTTTTTATTTTTATTTATTACTGAACCTTTAGACATAAGTGAGCTTAACACATCAGAAAAGCTAAAGTATTTACCTTTTTATAGTCTGATTGCTACAGTATCCTACTTACTATTTTTACCGCTACAAAATTACATTTATAAACAGTCACAAAATAATTGGTTATTAAAACACGAAATACTGTTTTTATTAAGCCTGTCTGTTGTTTCTGTTATTTTAGCTAGGTCTTATTATTTATATGTTGTGGTCGCTGGACAAGCAAATCCACATACTTTAGGCTATATGCTTATGTCACTTTTACTACCTGCATTAGCTATTATTTTACCAATTATAATTATTGGTCGCTTTGCTTTTGGCAAATATTTTGAAAAAATATTAGAGGATAAAAAAATTGAGATTAAAGGAGAAGGTAATTATGAAAGTTTAAAGCTTCATTTAAACGATTTAATTGCTGTACAATCTTCAGACAATTATATTGAGGTTTTTTATATATCTGGAGCTATTCTTAAAAAAAGTTTGATCAGGAATAAATTATCTACTATCGAAACTACTTTTACAGATTTACAACGCACTCATCGCTCTTACGTTATAAACCCTTATCATTTTCAGTCTTGGAAAACCGAAAAAGGGAAACACTTTTTAGTACTATCGCATAACATAGAAGTGCCAATATCCAAAACTTATTTAGAAGCTATTAAAAGTGCTTTAAATTTCGCCACAGCATAACGGTATCTCACCCCAAACCCTTGTTATAATTGATTTTTATTTGATTTGAAATATATCTTTGTTTCAGAAAGTTTAATCAATTAAAACCTGTTACAATGAAAAATTTCACATTAATTTTAGTTCTTTTTTTAGCTTCTATTCAGCTTACTTTTTCTCAAACCGAAACTTGCGACTGTAAAACCGATTTAGATTTTATTGTTGAAAAAATAAAAGCAATGCCTTCTTTTAAAACGCAAATTAAAGGTGAGAAAGCAACCCAATTTGAAAATACTTACACAAACTTATCTAACCAAATGAAGCAGCCCATTTTAATAGAGGATTGCTATAAAATGTTATTACAACAAATGGTTTTAGTTAATGATGTGCATGCCTCATTAAGCTATACTAAAACACCTATTAATAAGGAAGACTTAAAAGATACTTTAAAACTAAATGACTTTAAAGCAAGTAATGCTTTTAAAAATCATCCAAAAACAGAATATAATTTAAACGATTTGAAGGCCGAATTATCCAAAAAAAATGATGAAGAACTAGAAGGTATTTATAATTATGGTGATGATCTTAAAATTGGAATTTACCAACAAAAAGAAAGTGAAACCTTAGTAGGTGTTGTTTTAAAAAGTAACCTAAAACAATGGGACGCTGGACAAATTATAGTTTATGCTACCCATACCGTCGGACTAAAATATAATTTG
The genomic region above belongs to Olleya sp. Hel_I_94 and contains:
- a CDS encoding DUF1328 family protein; translation: MLRWTITFIIIAIIAGILGFGGIAGASAGIAKVLFFIFLVLFVLTLLKKA
- a CDS encoding mechanosensitive ion channel family protein, producing MKSQLSEAYNLLIDKLESWFNAIVSNIPNLVLAIVVLVAAYFIAKYVNKYVTKLVSRKIQQNSITNMIGSLSSVVVVLAGLFLALGILNLSKTLTSLLAGAGVAGLAIGLALQGTLSNTFAGIVLSFRKKIQIGHWVETNGFSGEVIDINLKDFTIKEADNNMVIIPNKMILDNPMKNYTLTTKMRVFLECGVGYESDLDHVEQLTKATICNTFDQIEKPEDVEFYYTEYGGSSINYLCRFWIDAENALEKMRSKSKAIIEIKKAYDKENINIPFPIRTLQFDNKLSFDVPKETENSFSNN
- a CDS encoding Dps family protein, which encodes MNYLNMQDEKILPVVVELNTLLADYNIYYQKLRSFHWNVLGKNFFDLHEKFENMYNEAKLKVDEIAERILTLRHHPVSKFSNYLKISSLSEASSMITDQEMIEELLNDHKTMLAQMSQVLSKAEEAGDEGTIDLIGAYIRELEKSSWMLNAWSKNTSEQLKKVVTTS
- a CDS encoding tRNA pseudouridine synthase A; its protein translation is MQKKYFYVITIQYLGYRFHGWQKQPNLKTLHLMIDRTLNFILEKKKFKTLTSGRTDAMVSAESAAFELFLEEPIDDFEAFMALFNYNLPQDLRALTIKEVDSKFNIIQHSKIKEYLYVFAFGGKFHPFCAPILTTILDPLDIELMKKAARLFEGEHFLKHYCYRPTDNGIYNRTILKCEIVENTIYTANFFPEQSYILRVKGKGFMRNQIRLMMGALIEIGQGKRTLADIEASLKPDFEGHNHYIAPASGLILKDIEFE
- a CDS encoding LytTR family DNA-binding domain-containing protein, whose amino-acid sequence is MNLKYPFDPYLKHHVIIGFGLALWIFLFLFITEPLDISELNTSEKLKYLPFYSLIATVSYLLFLPLQNYIYKQSQNNWLLKHEILFLLSLSVVSVILARSYYLYVVVAGQANPHTLGYMLMSLLLPALAIILPIIIIGRFAFGKYFEKILEDKKIEIKGEGNYESLKLHLNDLIAVQSSDNYIEVFYISGAILKKSLIRNKLSTIETTFTDLQRTHRSYVINPYHFQSWKTEKGKHFLVLSHNIEVPISKTYLEAIKSALNFATA